One stretch of Chiroxiphia lanceolata isolate bChiLan1 chromosome 1, bChiLan1.pri, whole genome shotgun sequence DNA includes these proteins:
- the TMEM106B gene encoding transmembrane protein 106B gives MGKSLSHLPMHTCKEDGYDGSSVSDNVRNGLVHSEVHNEDSRCGDVSQFPYVEFTGRDSVTCPTCQGTGRIPRGQENQLVALIPYSDQRLRPRRTKLYVTASVTVCLLLSGLAVFFLFPRSIDVQYVGVKSVYVTYEQGRRIIYLNITNTLNITNNNYYSVEVANITAQVQFSKTVIGKARLNNITNIGPLDMKQIDYMVPTVIQDEMSYMFDFCTLPSIKVHNIVVMMQVTVTTSYFGHSEQTSQERYQYVDCGGNTTYQLGQSEYLNVLQPPQ, from the exons ATGGGAAAATCACTTTCTCACCTGCCTATGCATACATGCAAGGAAGATGGCTATGATGGAAGCTCAGTGTCTGATAACGTGAGGAATGGTTTAGTTCACTCAGAAGTGCACAATGAGGACAGCAGATGTGGAGATGTGTCGCAGTTTCCCTATGTGGAATTTACAGGGAGAGACAGTGTCACCTGCCCAACTTGTCAGGGAACAGGAAGAATTCCGCGAG ggcAGGAAAATCAGCTGGTAGCATTAATTCCATACAGTGATCAGAGACTGAGGCCAAGAAGAAC aaagcTCTACGTGACTGCTTCTGTAACTGTATGCTTACTGCTTTCTGGGTtggctgtatttttcttgtttcctcgCTCAATTGACGTTCAGTACGTTGGTGTGAAGTCAGTGTATGTCACTTACGAACAGGGTAGGCGTATAATATATCTAAATATTACG aacacaCTAAATATAACGAATAACAACTATTACTCTGTTGAAGTGGCAAATATCACAGCCCaagttcagttttcaaaaacagttATTGGCAAAGCACGTTTAAACAATATCACCAACATTGGTCCTCTGGATATGAAACAG atTGATTATATGGTGCCCACGGTCATACAAGATGAAATGAGCTACATGTT tgaCTTCTGTACTTTACCATCTATCAAAGTACATAACATAGTGGTGATGATGCA aGTGACAGTGACAACCTCGTACTTTGGCCACTCTGAGCAAACATCCCAGGAGAGATACCAGTATGTGGACTGTGGAGGAAACACGACCTATCAGCTGGGCCAGTCAGAATATTTAAATGTACTTCAGCCTCCACAGTAG